The following proteins are co-located in the Paenibacillus sp. FSL H8-0079 genome:
- a CDS encoding flavin reductase family protein, producing the protein MYTLDPREITGRDNYKLMSGSVVPRPIAFVTTRSDENGAINAAPFSFFNVVSSDPPLLSISIARKDGIMKDTARNVLAHKELVVHICDEAIIAEVNETAAILEPHESELERTKLTTVPSTKVSVPGIQEALIRMECELYQHIPITNDEGKPASDLLLVRIVQYHFSEQVYNSDKGYILMDHLKPVSRLAGNDYAKLGERFTIIRPE; encoded by the coding sequence ATGTATACATTGGATCCACGTGAAATAACGGGAAGAGACAACTATAAGCTCATGAGCGGTTCGGTGGTGCCACGTCCGATCGCTTTTGTGACGACACGTTCAGATGAGAATGGTGCAATTAATGCAGCGCCTTTCAGTTTCTTCAATGTGGTTAGTTCGGACCCACCGCTGTTATCCATATCCATTGCACGTAAAGACGGGATCATGAAAGATACTGCACGCAATGTGCTTGCTCATAAGGAGCTGGTCGTGCATATCTGTGATGAAGCAATCATAGCCGAAGTGAATGAGACAGCAGCCATACTGGAGCCCCACGAAAGTGAGCTTGAGCGGACAAAACTTACTACAGTGCCAAGTACCAAAGTTTCAGTTCCGGGAATTCAGGAAGCACTCATTCGGATGGAGTGCGAGCTGTATCAGCATATTCCCATTACGAATGATGAGGGCAAACCGGCGAGTGATCTGCTGCTAGTACGCATTGTGCAGTATCATTTCAGCGAGCAAGTCTATAATTCTGATAAGGGCTATATCTTGATGGATCATTTGAAACCGGTCAGCCGGCTGGCGGGTAATGATTATGCCAAACTTGGGGAGAGATTCACGATAATTCGGCCTGAATAG